From one Pecten maximus chromosome 8, xPecMax1.1, whole genome shotgun sequence genomic stretch:
- the LOC117333405 gene encoding uncharacterized protein LOC117333405, which yields MAHNGCCHLTALLFTTFVNIFDLITDWSFYIGEVSIKDGLVFGPYEPNIVTTMLVFCVIASVTCVLEVALDYLNYNKKSKTVELVVDILAVTTLLIEDLPLIGINLHIALCREEATNVIQIAKASTAIFEALVKLCIMGIHFLRNKCKKTNKIKKAKKLRKALKICIVFLLAINLILSIIVFSITINFQKSHIEFDSPGLDTEVSNRYLQGVGVFMRLPNIPNMAENQWMMLTDLKNITLLSSPTYGMFLSVLITTAPSQYIRVRKHFPGPPESISCYKRQSTSMILCPPNSCSNLTSSANTTTVSLRFTYIRPSNFQPMGDIHYNTELRQEFHQILTNETVLLKYFKVRPEVKGDLALTTTDKGGQYRFYNEDSDLLSTHEVWTTGTLNCGNTGRESPKLDTDLFVRCVF from the coding sequence ATGGCACACAATGGCTGTTGTCATCTGACAGCTTTGCTGTTCACCACCTTCGTCAATATTTTTGATTTGATCACTGATTGGTCATTTTACATTGGAGAGGTGTCAATCAAAGACGGCTTGGTGTTCGGTCCTTACGAAcctaacattgtcaccactatgTTAGTGTTCTGTGTGATAGCCAGTGTGACGTGTGTGTTAGAAGTCGCTCTAGACTACCTCAACTACAACAAGAAGAGTAAGACAGTGGAACTTGTAGTGGATATTCTTGCTGTTACAACACTACTGATTGAGGACTTACCTCTCATTGGTATCAACCTTCATATAGCCCTGTGTAGAGAAGAGGCGACCAATGTCATACAGATAGCTAAGGCTTCAACAGCTATATTTGAAGCTTTAGTGAAGCTATGCATTATGGGTATTCATTTTTTGAgaaacaaatgtaaaaaaacaaataaaattaaaaaagcaAAAAAGTTGAGAAAAGCATTAAAGATTTGCATAGTATTTCTGCTTGCCATCAATCTGATCCTATCGATCATAGTCTTCTCTATCACCATAAACTTCCAGAAGTCTCACATTGAGTTTGACAGTCCGGGTCTAGACACGGAGGTGTCCAATCGTTACCTCCAAGGTGTTGGTGTCTTTATGAGGCTCCCTAACATACCAAACATGGCAGAAAACCAGTGGATGATGTTGACAGATCTTAAAAATATTACTCTTCTATCGTCACCAACGTACGGCATGTTTCTCAGTGTCCTGATTACTACAGCACCATCCCAGTATATTCGGGTGAGGAAACATTTCCCTGGGCCACCAGAGTCTATATCATGTTACAAGAGACAGTCAACATCCATGATTCTTTGTCCTCCAAATAGCTGTTCCAACCTTACATCCAGTGCTAACACTACGACTGTGTCCTTACGTTTTACTTACATTCGACCAAGCAACTTCCAGCCAATGGGAGATATTCACTACAACACTGAGCTTCGTCAGGAATTCCATCAAATTTTGACTAATGAAAccgttttattgaaatatttcaaggTCAGGCCTGAAGTGAAGGGTGACCTTGCCCTGACGACTACAGACAAAGGAGGCCAGTATCGGTTCTACAATGAAGATAGCGACCTGTTGTCAACACATGAAGTGTGGACGACTGGCACTTTAAATTGTGGAAACACTGGTCGAGAATCCCCCAAACTAGACACAGACCTTTTTGTGAGATGTGTGTTTTGA
- the LOC117333406 gene encoding uncharacterized protein LOC117333406 isoform X1, producing MKITRFLLQLENNIMAHNGCCHLTALLFTTFVNIFDLITDWSFYIGEVSIKDGLVFGPYEPYIVTLLVFCVIASVTCVLEVALDYLNYNKKSKTVELVVDILAVTTLLIEDLPLIGINLHIALCREEATNVIQIAKASTAIFEASVKLCIMGIHFFRNKCKKTNKIKKAKKLRKALKICIVFLLAINLILSIIVFSITINFQKSHIEFDSPGLDREVSNRYLQGVGVFMRLPNIPNMAENQWMMLTDLKNITLLSSPTYGMFLSVLITTAPFQYIRVRKHFPGPPESISCYKRQSTSMILLPPNSCSNLTSSANTTTVSLRFTYVRPSNFQPMGDIHYNTELRQEFHQILTNETVY from the exons atgaaaatcacaag ATTTCTGTTACAACTGGAAAACAACATAATGGCACACAATGGCTGTTGTCATCTGACAGCTTTGCTGTTCACCACCTTCGTCAATATTTTTGATTTGATCACTGATTGGTCATTTTACATTGGAGAGGTGTCAATCAAAGACGGCTTGGTGTTCGGTCCTTACGAACCTTACATTGTCACATTGTTAGTGTTCTGTGTGATAGCCAGTGTGACGTGTGTGTTAGAAGTCGCTCTAGACTACCTCAACTACAACAAGAAGAGTAAGACAGTGGAACTTGTAGTGGATATTCTTGCTGTTACAACACTACTGATTGAGGACTTACCTCTCATTGGTATCAACCTTCATATAGCCCTGTGTAGAGAAGAGGCGACCAATGTCATACAGATAGCTAAGGCTTCAACAGCTATATTTGAAGCTTCAGTGAAGCTATGCATTATGGGTATTCATTTTTTCAgaaacaaatgtaaaaaaacaaataaaattaaaaaagcaAAAAAGTTGAGAAAAGCATTAAAGATTTGCATAGTATTTCTGCTTGCCATCAATCTGATCCTATCGATCATAGTCTTCTCTATCACCATAAACTTCCAGAAGTCTCACATTGAGTTTGACAGTCCGGGTCTCGACAGGGAGGTGTCCAATCGTTACCTCCAAGGTGTTGGTGTCTTTATGAGGCTCCCTAACATACCAAACATGGCAGAAAACCAGTGGATGATGTTGACGGATCTTAAAAATATTACTCTTCTATCGTCACCAACGTACGGCATGTTCCTCAGTGTCCTGATTACTACAGCACCATTCCAGTATATTCGGGTGAGGAAACATTTCCCTGGGCCACCAGAGTCTATATCATGTTACAAGAGACAGTCAACATCCATGATTCTTTTACCTCCAAATAGCTGTTCCAACCTTACATCCAGTGCTAACACTACGACTGTGTCCTTACGTTTTACTTACGTTCGACCAAGCAACTTCCAGCCAATGGGAGATATTCACTACAACACTGAGCTTCGTCAGGAATTCCATCAAATTTTGACTAATGAAACcgtttattga
- the LOC117333406 gene encoding uncharacterized protein LOC117333406 isoform X2, with product MAHNGCCHLTALLFTTFVNIFDLITDWSFYIGEVSIKDGLVFGPYEPYIVTLLVFCVIASVTCVLEVALDYLNYNKKSKTVELVVDILAVTTLLIEDLPLIGINLHIALCREEATNVIQIAKASTAIFEASVKLCIMGIHFFRNKCKKTNKIKKAKKLRKALKICIVFLLAINLILSIIVFSITINFQKSHIEFDSPGLDREVSNRYLQGVGVFMRLPNIPNMAENQWMMLTDLKNITLLSSPTYGMFLSVLITTAPFQYIRVRKHFPGPPESISCYKRQSTSMILLPPNSCSNLTSSANTTTVSLRFTYVRPSNFQPMGDIHYNTELRQEFHQILTNETVY from the coding sequence ATGGCACACAATGGCTGTTGTCATCTGACAGCTTTGCTGTTCACCACCTTCGTCAATATTTTTGATTTGATCACTGATTGGTCATTTTACATTGGAGAGGTGTCAATCAAAGACGGCTTGGTGTTCGGTCCTTACGAACCTTACATTGTCACATTGTTAGTGTTCTGTGTGATAGCCAGTGTGACGTGTGTGTTAGAAGTCGCTCTAGACTACCTCAACTACAACAAGAAGAGTAAGACAGTGGAACTTGTAGTGGATATTCTTGCTGTTACAACACTACTGATTGAGGACTTACCTCTCATTGGTATCAACCTTCATATAGCCCTGTGTAGAGAAGAGGCGACCAATGTCATACAGATAGCTAAGGCTTCAACAGCTATATTTGAAGCTTCAGTGAAGCTATGCATTATGGGTATTCATTTTTTCAgaaacaaatgtaaaaaaacaaataaaattaaaaaagcaAAAAAGTTGAGAAAAGCATTAAAGATTTGCATAGTATTTCTGCTTGCCATCAATCTGATCCTATCGATCATAGTCTTCTCTATCACCATAAACTTCCAGAAGTCTCACATTGAGTTTGACAGTCCGGGTCTCGACAGGGAGGTGTCCAATCGTTACCTCCAAGGTGTTGGTGTCTTTATGAGGCTCCCTAACATACCAAACATGGCAGAAAACCAGTGGATGATGTTGACGGATCTTAAAAATATTACTCTTCTATCGTCACCAACGTACGGCATGTTCCTCAGTGTCCTGATTACTACAGCACCATTCCAGTATATTCGGGTGAGGAAACATTTCCCTGGGCCACCAGAGTCTATATCATGTTACAAGAGACAGTCAACATCCATGATTCTTTTACCTCCAAATAGCTGTTCCAACCTTACATCCAGTGCTAACACTACGACTGTGTCCTTACGTTTTACTTACGTTCGACCAAGCAACTTCCAGCCAATGGGAGATATTCACTACAACACTGAGCTTCGTCAGGAATTCCATCAAATTTTGACTAATGAAACcgtttattga
- the LOC117333401 gene encoding uncharacterized protein LOC117333401, whose product MKTEDIELGNTKPGQQGNVSSPSQHGNKTGSTTATSLGNKANKSSLSNRSNRDNKDTESKISGDGKAEHDPDIIEEITKLGHCAKLRHNFCFKTFVFFVVMVLNAVDMIADWLLFRDVFETEEGLVYGPPDKAITYSLLAFSIIGTLTFLFEVVNLWWEIYRENPWINADLASAVTIWIEDVPQIIINLFIALCRDEAISYFQLVKASVIIASIIIRIIVSLIHYCNKKNLAELKDHTKTSCRHVTYRFLIMIGLIGVFSCSIAIFFLTQFERTEEGKIKFNLPKTAFEGLYDEERYFENVSMYLHHPLIDFDNGSLDNNDVNWIRLISLYDVREKNTEVFKLEYDQTKTKIVIWQTNSSGTLVISDCYTLDRTAKRVTRASSCASHINGQKSAFIFKFEFLQKKIPNLIFGDVRFNLVVKENGRCHPPSTSLVTKLRDRRDKSTNQIHPVIHYYRTNNVNEDHHLLWTSGANGARFYRNQADLIDIATVWRTGFAYCDSTGSLAPHMYTGMSVDCNI is encoded by the coding sequence ATGAAGACAGAGGATATTGAATTAGGAAATACCAAGCCAGGTCAACAGGGGAATGTATCCTCACCCAGTCAACATGGTAACAAAACAGGTAGTACTACAGCAACATCACTTGGTAACAAGGCCAACAAATCATCTCTGTCAAACAGGTCAAATAGGGACAATAAAGACACAGAGTCAAAGATCTCTGGAGATGGAAAGGCAGAACATGACCCCGATATCATTGAGGAAATCACAAAATTGGGGCACTGTGCCAAACTTAGACACAATTTCTGCTTCaaaacttttgtattttttgtggtTATGGTCCTGAATGCAGTGGACATGATAGCTGATTGGTTACTGTTTCGAGACGTCTTTGAGACGGAGGAAGGCCTTGTGTACGGGCCTCCAGACAAAGCTATTACCTACTCATTACTGGCATTCTCCATTATTGGAACACTGACATTTCTATTTGAGGTAGTAAATCTATGGTGGGAGATATATCGGGAGAATCCGTGGATTAATGCTGATCTCGCTTCGGCAGTGACAATCTGGATTGAAGATGTACCACAGATTATCATCAACCTTTTCATTGCACTGTGTCGTGATGAGGCCATCAGTTACTTCCAGTTGGTGAAAGCTTCTGTTATCATTGCCAGCATCATCATCAGAATCATTGTAAGTCTTATACATTACTGCAATAAGAAGAACCTAGCCGAACTGAAAGACCACACAAAAACATCATGTCGTCATGTGACCTATCGCTTCCTCATTATGATTGGACTGATAGGTGTCTTCTCCTGTTCCATAGCCATTTTCTTTCTTACACAGTTTGAGAGAACTGAAGAggggaaaataaaattcaatctGCCTAAGACTGCGTTTGAAGGACTGTATGATGAGGAACGCTACTTCGAGAATGTCAGCATGTACTTACATCATCCCCTTATCGACTTTGACAATGGCAGCCTTGACAACAATGATGTAAACTGGATACGACTCATCAGTCTGTATGATGTGAGGGAGAAAAATACAGAGGTGTTCAAACTTGAATATGACCAGACCAAAACCAAAATAGTGATATGGCAGACTAACTCCTCGGGTACGTTAGTTATCAGTGACTGCTACACACTGGATCGAACAGCCAAGAGAGTAACTCGGGCCTCTTCTTGTGCTTCACATATCAATGGGCAAAAATCTgctttcatttttaaatttgaatttctcCAGAAGAAAATACCTAATTTGATATTTGGAGATGTAAGATTCAATTTAGTTGTGAAAGAGAATGGAAGATGTCATCCGCCATCCACATCCTTGGTGACCAAACTACGTGACCGTAGAGACAAATCCACCAACCAAATACACCCAGTCATCCATTATTACCGCACGAACAACGTTAACGAGGACCATCATTTACTGTGGACCAGCGGGGCTAATGGGGCCAGGTTTTACAGGAACCAGGCAGACTTGATAGACATCGCTACAGTGTGGAGGACAGGGTTTGCCTACTGTGATAGTACAGGCAGTCTGGCCCCGCACATGTACACAGGGATGAGTGTTGACTGTAATATTTAA